The following coding sequences lie in one Cydia fagiglandana chromosome 27, ilCydFagi1.1, whole genome shotgun sequence genomic window:
- the LOC134677841 gene encoding HMG box-containing protein 4 isoform X2 — protein MQDEVTGISRSGRVRKKSSKLMDFESPDDIETRFRRQTPVKSYTAFKQEEPEFREAPQPMEEGAASGSESDYYENNGENAESMESDSSASDEGSARTPANSLYMMEKSKKKLIIKDGKVIGRAKAQRKDKGKTRITAYMLWAKEARNELLRSHPDMDFSAISKRLGEMWANVNYNERYLWKRKAKRFAMQKEQSLHSGVSKIISNPSPRPAHSGPGRPPARRAAPEPPPPNNQLVAVSGAASGGAGVYRVTGVGAVEVAAHLRLLGESLAIIGERLKEHEGQIAVSGSVSVLLDTLLCALAPLLGVCRAIPQLAPPPALLQRTLHNIAYIMPGL, from the exons ATGCAAGATG AGGTCACAGGTATCTCGCGGAGCGGGCGAGTGCGGAAGAAGAGCTCCAAGCTCATGGACTTCGAGTCTCCTGACGACATCGAGACGCGGTTCCGTCGGCAGACGCCGGTGAAGTCCTATACGGCGTTCAAACAGGAGGAGCCCGAGTTCCGAGAGGCTCCGCAGCCGATGGAGGAGGGCGCGGCGTCGGGCAGCGAATCGGATTATTATGAGAATAATGGGGAGAATGCTGAAAG TATGGAGTCTGACAGCTCCGCCTCGGACGAGGGTTCAGCTCGGACACCGGCCAACTCTCTGTACATGATGGAAAAGAGCAAGAAGAAGCTTATTATCAAGGACGGCAAGGTCATTGGTCGTGCTAAGGCTCAGCGGAAGgataaag GCAAGACGCGTATCACTGCCTACATGTTGTGGGCGAAAGAGGCGCGCAACGAACTCTTGCGCAGCCACCCTGATATGGACTTTAGCGCCATTTCTAAGCGGCTGGGAGAAATGTGGGCCAAT GTGAACTATAATGAGCGCTACCTGTGGAAGCGCAAGGCGAAGCGATTCGCCATGCAGAAGGAACAGAGCCTTCACTCGGGAGTGAGCAAGATCATTTCTAACCCCA GTCCGCGGCCGGCGCACTCGGGCCCGGGCCGGCCGCCGGCGCGCCGCGCGGCGCCGGAGCCGCCGCCGCCCAACAACCAGCTCGTGGCG GTTTCCGGGGCAGCGTCAGGCGGCGCTGGAGTGTACCGCGTGACCGGCGTAGGTGCCGTCGAGGTGGCCGCCCACCTGCGACTCCTGGGCGAGAGTCTGGCCATCATTGGCGAGCGCCTCAAGGAGCATGAG GGCCAGATAGCCGTGTCCGGGTCGGTGTCGGTGCTGCTGGACACGCTGCTGTGCGCGCTGGCGCCGCTGCTGGGCGTGTGCCGCGCCATCCCGCAGctggcgccgccgcccgcgctgcTGCAGCGCACGCTCCACAACATCGCCTACATCATGCCTGGACTCTAg
- the LOC134677841 gene encoding HMG box-containing protein 4 isoform X1 translates to MQDEVTGISRSGRVRKKSSKLMDFESPDDIETRFRRQTPVKSYTAFKQEEPEFREAPQPMEEGAASGSESDYYENNGENAESMESDSSASDEGSARTPANSLYMMEKSKKKLIIKDGKVIGRAKAQRKDKGKTRITAYMLWAKEARNELLRSHPDMDFSAISKRLGEMWANVNYNERYLWKRKAKRFAMQKEQSLHSGVSKIISNPSPRPAHSGPGRPPARRAAPEPPPPNNQLVAVSGAASGGAGVYRVTAVGAVEVAAHLRLLDDSLAIVGERLKEHEGQIAVSGSVSVLLDTLLCALAPLLGVCRAIPQLAPPPALLQRTLHNIAYIMPGL, encoded by the exons ATGCAAGATG AGGTCACAGGTATCTCGCGGAGCGGGCGAGTGCGGAAGAAGAGCTCCAAGCTCATGGACTTCGAGTCTCCTGACGACATCGAGACGCGGTTCCGTCGGCAGACGCCGGTGAAGTCCTATACGGCGTTCAAACAGGAGGAGCCCGAGTTCCGAGAGGCTCCGCAGCCGATGGAGGAGGGCGCGGCGTCGGGCAGCGAATCGGATTATTATGAGAATAATGGGGAGAATGCTGAAAG TATGGAGTCTGACAGCTCCGCCTCGGACGAGGGTTCAGCTCGGACACCGGCCAACTCTCTGTACATGATGGAAAAGAGCAAGAAGAAGCTTATTATCAAGGACGGCAAGGTCATTGGTCGTGCTAAGGCTCAGCGGAAGgataaag GCAAGACGCGTATCACTGCCTACATGTTGTGGGCGAAAGAGGCGCGCAACGAACTCTTGCGCAGCCACCCTGATATGGACTTTAGCGCCATTTCTAAGCGGCTGGGAGAAATGTGGGCCAAT GTGAACTATAATGAGCGCTACCTGTGGAAGCGCAAGGCGAAGCGATTCGCCATGCAGAAGGAACAGAGCCTTCACTCGGGAGTGAGCAAGATCATTTCTAACCCCA GTCCGCGGCCGGCGCACTCGGGCCCGGGCCGGCCGCCGGCGCGCCGCGCGGCGCCGGAGCCGCCGCCGCCCAACAACCAGCTCGTGGCG GTGTCAGGGGCAGCGTCAGGTGGCGCTGGCGTGTACCGAGTGACTGCTGTGGGTGCTGTGGAGGTGGCCGCCCACCTGCGACTCCTCGACGACAGCCTGGCCATCGTTGGCGAGCGCCTCAAGGAGCATGAG GGCCAGATAGCCGTGTCCGGGTCGGTGTCGGTGCTGCTGGACACGCTGCTGTGCGCGCTGGCGCCGCTGCTGGGCGTGTGCCGCGCCATCCCGCAGctggcgccgccgcccgcgctgcTGCAGCGCACGCTCCACAACATCGCCTACATCATGCCTGGACTCTAg